One window of Cystobacter fuscus DSM 2262 genomic DNA carries:
- a CDS encoding ATP-binding protein — translation MSNSLEFLAGGGEMGALMRAKDWSQTPLGPVETWSPALRSAVGICLGSRFPIVLYWGPTRALLYNDAWSPVPGQKHPWALGRPGAEVWAEIWDIIGPMFDHVMNTGEATWSDDQLLPLHRFGYTEECYFYYSYSPVRGEDGRVEGIFTAVTETTYRVLAERRERLLREVSERTAQARTAEESCASAIDTLARTPVEAPFCLIYLHDERSRRARLVGQANLESRADLRPAEIDLSAPPDGTTPWPLAEVLASGAAVSVGDLSSRLARRLPGTPWPEPVEEVLVTPIQGARPEVPHGFLVTGISPRRRLDAAYRTLFERVAGHITTAIANAQAYELERQRAEQLAEIDRAKTAFFSNASHEFRTPLTLMLGPLEDMLATAPPGAGPLQVEREGLERVHRNGLRLLKLVNTLLDFSRLEAGRVRAVFEPVDLAAYTAELASTFRSAMERAGLTLVVDCPPLPAPVWVDRDMWEKVVLNLLSNAFKYTFQGEVAVRLRAVDAGAELSVSDTGVGIPARELSRVFERFHRIEGQRGRSHEGTGIGLALVQELMRLLHGAVRVESEEGRGSTFTVQVPFERPQASPSPHPAPVVRPTPSKHAAAYVQEALGLLPDPPAPAVPEGALAGAALVARDTSRERLVLADDNADMRAYVRRLLTDAGYSVEATADGVEALAAVRARPPALLLSDVMMPRLDGFGLIKALRGDPSTAELPIILLSARAGEESSVEGLEAGADDYLVKPFSARELLARVEGALRLARLRRETNDTLRRANESLEARVEQRTRERDRIWNVSPDHLLITDTQGVWLSVNPSWRRTLGWREEELVGRTSEWMEHPEELTRTREEIARLASGVTTARYENRFRDVHGAWHWFSWKAVPDQGRIYCVARDVTEDKARQAELEQAQEALRQSQKLEAVGKLTGGIAHDFNNLLTGISGALELLKLRVARGEYERVDRYVSAAIASTQRASALTQRLLAFSRRQELDLKSVDMNALVGGMEDLLLRTLGERITLRVRPGTGLWRVYTDPHQLENALLNLCINARDAMPEGGTLTIATSNAHLDEQFAQREEGLAPGDYAVLSVTDTGTGIAPELRERIFEPFFTTKPSGQGTGLGLSMSYGFIKQSAGHLGLESEVGRGSTFKLYLPRHQGDAGSDEETRGDATRGAGETVLVVEDDPAVRMLVVEVLGDLGYRVLEADRAEEGLPLLQSSQRIDLLVSDIGLPGMDGRRMAELARQHRPKLKVLFITGYAAKAAVRGEFLAPGMDMLTKPFALDVLANKVREMLLGPG, via the coding sequence ATGTCCAACAGCCTCGAGTTCCTGGCGGGTGGCGGGGAGATGGGCGCGCTCATGCGCGCCAAGGACTGGTCCCAGACTCCCCTCGGGCCGGTCGAGACCTGGTCCCCCGCGCTGCGCTCGGCGGTAGGCATCTGCCTGGGGTCGCGCTTTCCCATCGTCCTGTACTGGGGCCCCACGCGGGCACTCCTCTACAACGACGCCTGGAGTCCGGTGCCCGGCCAGAAGCATCCGTGGGCGCTCGGGCGTCCGGGCGCGGAGGTGTGGGCGGAGATCTGGGACATCATCGGCCCCATGTTCGACCACGTCATGAACACCGGCGAGGCGACATGGTCCGATGACCAGCTCCTGCCGCTGCACCGCTTCGGCTACACGGAGGAGTGCTACTTCTACTATTCCTACAGCCCGGTGCGCGGCGAGGACGGCCGGGTCGAGGGCATCTTCACCGCCGTCACCGAGACCACCTACCGCGTGCTCGCCGAGCGGCGCGAGCGGCTGCTGCGCGAGGTGTCCGAGCGCACGGCCCAGGCCCGCACGGCGGAGGAGTCCTGCGCATCCGCCATCGACACGCTCGCACGCACTCCCGTCGAGGCGCCCTTCTGTCTGATCTATCTCCATGACGAGCGCTCGCGCCGGGCGCGACTGGTGGGCCAGGCGAACCTCGAGTCCCGCGCGGACCTGCGCCCGGCCGAGATCGATCTCTCGGCGCCCCCGGATGGCACCACGCCCTGGCCGCTGGCGGAGGTGCTGGCCAGTGGCGCGGCGGTGAGCGTCGGGGACCTGTCCTCGCGTCTCGCCCGGCGGCTGCCGGGCACGCCCTGGCCCGAGCCCGTCGAGGAGGTGCTCGTCACCCCCATCCAGGGCGCCCGGCCGGAGGTGCCCCATGGCTTCCTCGTGACGGGCATCAGTCCGCGGCGGCGGCTGGACGCCGCGTACCGGACGCTGTTCGAGCGAGTGGCGGGCCACATCACCACGGCCATCGCCAACGCCCAGGCCTACGAGCTGGAGCGCCAGCGAGCCGAGCAGCTCGCGGAGATCGACCGCGCCAAGACGGCCTTCTTCTCCAACGCCAGCCACGAGTTCCGCACCCCGCTCACCCTCATGCTCGGGCCCCTGGAGGACATGCTCGCCACGGCGCCGCCCGGGGCCGGCCCCCTCCAGGTCGAGCGCGAGGGGCTGGAGCGGGTGCACCGCAATGGTTTGCGCCTGCTCAAGCTGGTCAACACGCTGTTGGACTTCTCGCGGCTGGAGGCGGGCCGGGTGCGCGCGGTGTTCGAGCCGGTGGACCTGGCGGCCTACACCGCCGAGCTGGCGAGCACCTTCCGCTCGGCCATGGAGCGCGCGGGGCTCACCCTCGTCGTGGACTGTCCGCCGCTGCCCGCGCCCGTCTGGGTGGACCGGGACATGTGGGAGAAGGTCGTGCTCAACCTGCTCTCCAACGCCTTCAAGTACACGTTCCAGGGAGAGGTGGCGGTGCGCCTGCGCGCGGTGGACGCGGGGGCCGAGCTGTCCGTGAGCGACACCGGCGTGGGCATCCCCGCCCGGGAGTTGTCGCGCGTCTTCGAGCGCTTCCACCGCATCGAGGGGCAGCGAGGGCGGAGCCATGAGGGCACGGGCATCGGCCTGGCGCTGGTGCAGGAGCTGATGCGGCTGCTTCACGGCGCGGTGCGCGTGGAGAGCGAGGAGGGCCGGGGCTCCACCTTCACCGTCCAGGTGCCCTTCGAGCGTCCCCAGGCCTCGCCCTCGCCCCACCCGGCCCCCGTGGTCCGCCCGACTCCGTCCAAGCACGCCGCGGCCTACGTCCAGGAGGCACTCGGCCTGTTGCCCGACCCCCCCGCGCCCGCCGTCCCGGAGGGAGCGCTGGCCGGGGCCGCGCTGGTGGCAAGGGACACGTCCCGGGAGCGGCTGGTGCTGGCGGATGACAACGCGGACATGCGCGCCTACGTGCGGCGCCTGCTCACCGACGCGGGCTACTCGGTGGAGGCCACGGCGGACGGCGTCGAGGCCCTGGCCGCCGTGCGCGCCCGTCCCCCAGCGCTCCTGCTGTCGGACGTGATGATGCCCCGGCTGGATGGCTTCGGGCTCATCAAGGCGCTGCGCGGAGATCCCTCCACCGCGGAGCTGCCCATCATCCTGCTGAGCGCCCGGGCCGGTGAGGAGTCCTCGGTGGAGGGCCTCGAGGCCGGAGCGGATGACTACCTGGTCAAGCCCTTCAGCGCCCGGGAGCTGCTCGCGCGCGTGGAGGGGGCGCTGCGCCTGGCGCGCCTGCGCCGCGAGACGAACGACACCCTGCGCCGCGCCAACGAGAGCCTCGAGGCCCGGGTCGAGCAGCGCACGCGCGAGCGCGACCGCATCTGGAACGTGAGCCCGGATCACCTGCTCATCACCGACACCCAGGGCGTCTGGCTCAGCGTGAATCCCTCGTGGCGGCGCACCCTGGGCTGGCGGGAGGAGGAGCTGGTGGGCCGCACCTCCGAGTGGATGGAGCACCCGGAGGAGCTGACCAGGACACGGGAGGAGATCGCCCGGCTGGCCTCGGGCGTGACCACCGCTCGCTACGAGAACCGCTTCCGGGACGTGCACGGCGCCTGGCACTGGTTCTCGTGGAAGGCGGTGCCCGACCAGGGGCGGATCTACTGCGTGGCGCGCGACGTGACCGAGGACAAGGCGCGTCAGGCGGAGCTCGAGCAGGCCCAGGAGGCGCTGCGCCAGAGCCAGAAGCTGGAGGCGGTGGGCAAGCTCACCGGCGGCATCGCGCACGACTTCAACAACCTGCTCACCGGGATCAGCGGCGCGCTGGAGTTGCTCAAGCTGCGCGTGGCCCGCGGGGAGTACGAGCGGGTGGACCGCTATGTCTCCGCCGCCATCGCCTCGACCCAGCGCGCCTCGGCGCTCACCCAGCGGCTACTGGCCTTCTCGCGCCGCCAGGAGCTCGACCTCAAGTCCGTGGACATGAACGCGCTGGTGGGTGGAATGGAGGATCTGCTGCTGCGCACGCTCGGCGAGCGCATCACCCTCCGGGTGCGCCCCGGCACCGGACTGTGGCGCGTGTACACCGACCCCCACCAGTTGGAGAACGCGCTGCTCAACCTGTGCATCAACGCGCGCGACGCCATGCCCGAGGGCGGCACGCTGACGATCGCGACGTCCAACGCGCACCTGGACGAGCAGTTCGCGCAGCGGGAGGAGGGGCTCGCGCCGGGCGACTACGCCGTCCTGTCGGTGACGGACACGGGGACGGGGATAGCTCCCGAGCTGCGCGAGCGCATCTTCGAGCCCTTCTTCACCACCAAGCCCAGCGGCCAGGGCACGGGGCTGGGCCTGTCGATGAGCTACGGCTTCATCAAGCAGTCCGCGGGGCACCTGGGCCTGGAGAGCGAGGTGGGCCGGGGCAGCACCTTCAAGCTCTACCTGCCGCGCCACCAGGGTGACGCCGGGAGTGACGAGGAGACCCGGGGCGACGCCACGCGAGGAGCGGGAGAGACGGTGCTCGTCGTCGAGGACGACCCGGCGGTGCGGATGCTCGTCGTCGAGGTGCTCGGGGACCTGGGCTACCGGGTGCTGGAGGCCGACCGCGCCGAGGAGGGACTGCCCCTGCTCCAGTCCTCCCAGCGCATCGATCTGCTGGTGTCGGACATCGGGCTGCCGGGAATGGACGGCCGACGGATGGCGGAACTGGCGCGCCAGCATCGGCCGAAGCTCAAGGTGCTGTTCATCACCGGCTATGCCGCGAAGGCGGCGGTGCGCGGCGAGTTCCTCGCTCCCGGCATGGACATGCTCACCAAGCCCTTCGCCCTGGACGTGCTGGCCAACAAGGTGCGCGAGATGCTCCTCGGCCCGGGGTGA
- a CDS encoding alkene reductase, with protein MFSQPASDLLQTPVTLGALRLPNRVIMSPLTRLRADAELAPTKLVAEYYAQRASAGLIISEAVAVAPSGDGYPAIPGLFTARQAEAWRTVVEAVHAQGGRIAAQFSHNGRARYATDEAQRAAGWWAVANPLKPHELTPAELAAMVEEFARGARMARAVGFDAVEIHNGNGYLLDQFLRAGANQRTDAHGGSLENRTRLALELVTAVSEAMGADRVGIRLSPSATVDGAPDPSGEETFAYLLERLAPLGLAYVHATRTTEQDRRHGSGPGIPLERIRALYPGKLIGAGDFTREDGERAVAEGTVDAVAYGRLFIANPDLPERFARRTALNVPDHATFYTPGPAGFTDYPRLA; from the coding sequence ATGTTCTCCCAGCCCGCCTCGGATCTCCTCCAGACGCCCGTCACGCTCGGCGCGTTGCGACTACCCAATCGGGTCATCATGTCCCCCCTGACGCGCCTGCGAGCGGATGCGGAGCTCGCGCCGACGAAGCTCGTCGCGGAGTACTACGCGCAGCGCGCCAGTGCCGGGCTGATCATCTCGGAGGCGGTCGCGGTCGCGCCCTCTGGGGATGGCTACCCGGCGATTCCCGGCCTCTTCACCGCCCGGCAGGCCGAGGCCTGGCGCACCGTCGTGGAGGCGGTGCACGCGCAGGGCGGGCGGATCGCCGCCCAGTTCTCGCATAACGGCCGGGCACGGTATGCCACGGACGAGGCCCAACGGGCCGCGGGCTGGTGGGCCGTGGCCAACCCGCTCAAGCCCCACGAGCTCACGCCCGCGGAACTGGCCGCCATGGTCGAGGAGTTCGCGCGGGGGGCTCGCATGGCGCGGGCCGTCGGCTTCGACGCCGTCGAGATCCACAACGGCAATGGCTATCTGCTCGACCAGTTCCTCCGCGCGGGTGCCAACCAGCGCACGGATGCCCACGGAGGCTCGCTCGAGAACCGGACCCGGCTGGCCCTGGAGCTCGTCACGGCGGTGAGCGAGGCCATGGGGGCCGATCGCGTGGGCATCCGGCTGTCACCGAGCGCGACGGTGGACGGGGCGCCGGACCCGAGCGGTGAGGAGACCTTCGCCTATCTCCTCGAGCGGCTGGCCCCACTGGGCCTCGCGTACGTGCATGCCACGCGCACCACCGAGCAGGACCGCAGGCACGGCTCCGGCCCGGGCATCCCGCTCGAGCGCATCCGCGCCCTCTATCCGGGCAAGCTGATCGGCGCCGGCGACTTCACGCGCGAGGACGGCGAGCGCGCCGTGGCCGAGGGGACCGTGGATGCCGTGGCGTATGGGCGGCTCTTCATCGCCAATCCCGACCTGCCCGAGCGCTTCGCCCGGCGCACGGCGCTCAACGTGCCCGATCACGCCACCTTCTACACCCCCGGCCCCGCGGGCTTCACGGACTACCCGCGCCTCGCCTGA
- a CDS encoding Rrf2 family transcriptional regulator, whose amino-acid sequence MTDLRFPTALQMMLGLALAEREGVATMSSSQLAEGLGANPSLVRKLLVPLVRAGLVQSFMGKSGGVRLGRPAGEITLRDIYCCVTDGKKLWSARSNVPHRCLVSSNIEHFFDGLADEAEQAMLDTLGRRTLEQSFAELRAMDKARPAKRGPHW is encoded by the coding sequence ATGACGGATCTACGCTTCCCCACGGCGCTGCAGATGATGCTGGGCCTGGCGCTGGCCGAGCGGGAGGGCGTGGCGACGATGTCCTCGTCGCAGCTGGCCGAGGGGCTGGGTGCCAACCCGAGCCTCGTGCGCAAGCTGCTCGTGCCGCTGGTGCGCGCGGGGCTCGTGCAGTCCTTCATGGGCAAGAGCGGCGGCGTGCGGCTCGGGCGGCCGGCGGGGGAGATCACCCTGCGCGACATCTATTGCTGCGTGACGGATGGCAAGAAGCTCTGGTCGGCGCGGTCGAACGTGCCGCACCGCTGCCTCGTCAGCTCCAACATCGAACACTTCTTCGATGGGCTGGCGGACGAGGCGGAGCAGGCGATGCTCGACACGCTGGGCCGCCGCACGCTCGAGCAGAGCTTCGCCGAGCTGCGGGCGATGGACAAAGCGAGGCCGGCGAAGCGGGGGCCCCACTGGTGA
- a CDS encoding Imm52 family immunity protein: protein MGGYWGPRKETPLECAQRAELFFHMLARCDPMFTQWYRGGRGAPRTLPGYPVRPDAAEWEQLFLRGRLRTDVGKKVIEEFGFGAHVWNAKGSEWTRIRLHCGSYSTGSGNMCVLNPPDEGPLRERILSAPLLAEVLTSLATAWDPDFAIASSSEMVDLVEKRNGEVRVGWLTYLSRRLGTVPPLPAPVRIEPVGTLGWLLVLSPERMTATNPEHVAFTLRVRELLDRAGLLQRPDPVTGEE from the coding sequence ATGGGCGGATATTGGGGGCCTCGCAAGGAGACGCCGCTAGAGTGTGCCCAGCGTGCGGAACTCTTCTTTCACATGCTGGCGCGGTGTGATCCGATGTTCACTCAGTGGTACAGGGGGGGACGTGGCGCTCCCCGCACGCTGCCAGGATACCCTGTCCGACCCGATGCGGCGGAGTGGGAGCAATTGTTTCTGCGCGGAAGGCTCCGCACTGATGTTGGCAAGAAAGTCATCGAGGAGTTTGGCTTCGGCGCGCACGTCTGGAATGCGAAGGGGAGTGAATGGACCCGTATTAGATTGCATTGCGGTTCTTACTCCACTGGGTCAGGGAACATGTGCGTGCTCAATCCTCCCGATGAGGGTCCACTGCGGGAGCGGATATTAAGCGCCCCGCTGCTGGCCGAGGTGCTCACCAGCCTGGCTACGGCCTGGGACCCTGACTTCGCCATCGCCAGTTCCTCCGAGATGGTGGATCTCGTTGAGAAGCGTAATGGGGAGGTGCGGGTGGGCTGGCTGACGTATCTGTCGCGACGGCTGGGCACGGTGCCGCCCCTGCCCGCGCCGGTGCGCATCGAGCCGGTGGGGACCCTGGGCTGGTTGCTCGTTCTCTCGCCCGAGCGCATGACCGCGACCAATCCCGAGCACGTGGCCTTTACCTTGCGTGTGCGCGAGTTGCTCGACCGGGCCGGTCTCCTCCAACGTCCGGACCCCGTGACTGGTGAGGAGTGA
- a CDS encoding FAD-dependent oxidoreductase, which yields MSPTISEDHVLQQMEVPGTRGIFIVGCFENRVTVLSQQVRALNLVYALRGKGRLPEGSKVAVVGGGVAGMTAAAAAARVGCEVTLLEKEEALLPLLRGNMTRWLHPHIYDWPQDGAEQSEAGLPLLTWHAEPARDVVVQLERQWDALPEQSRIRTHLNVESVDVPSEGQGPRHLVTWNSPGLNEGQFDAVFLTVGFGFERKVEGIQWSSYWREDPLHQISLGGSERYLISGCGDGGLIDLLRVSLRDFRHEDVLREFLSDPSLGDLKSKLLEIEEQAKNPRNEANEYLAEQYRSLTVPESLDRAIKARLRKSTSVVLNGLKPRPLTLQSSILNRLLVSRLLYHFKILPYRPGEFDVVKKGEQYEVTFKTGKPELFNHIVCRHGPHPGALKQEFQDIWKKSADLRAMSRLDLTRSPLWPPGFFDGKSGRTTGLPSSISEQPTPDSSGETVRASAGDVKSGQPELSPARETESGSSRVEEVNARTVSEAVIPGVQEKTPDSPQRQVVEPSPSERVVRASTKTGRPLDAAGILVVLFLVWFFFLKDGQRQSPQGNVVRTPTNLVSPESSRSAIVRPGEMNGDARPVPNATKAVSKMAPGGGRSKNPEASTAGGTAFASDRIGTVQQLRESHRVRQLSSGDGDQRTLDHVPAGVFGFISPHPTFLYGQSKVNREQDAQGRGVEVHKLADGQMHLVGYVWDVEARAVATGRPVSVSLSSRPFGRSQSLVSIPFGRIRSGRIQDEQGQLLMALELGASSEM from the coding sequence ATGTCTCCCACCATTTCCGAAGACCACGTGCTCCAGCAGATGGAGGTGCCTGGGACGAGAGGCATCTTCATCGTCGGATGCTTTGAAAATCGGGTCACCGTCTTGTCCCAGCAGGTGCGAGCACTCAACCTCGTCTACGCACTTCGTGGCAAGGGTCGTCTGCCTGAAGGCAGCAAGGTCGCGGTCGTGGGTGGGGGCGTCGCGGGCATGACCGCCGCCGCGGCGGCCGCACGAGTCGGATGCGAAGTCACACTGTTGGAAAAGGAGGAGGCACTGCTCCCGCTTTTGCGCGGGAACATGACCCGATGGCTGCACCCTCATATCTACGATTGGCCCCAAGACGGTGCGGAGCAGAGCGAGGCGGGATTGCCATTGCTCACATGGCACGCGGAACCTGCTCGTGATGTCGTGGTGCAACTCGAGCGGCAGTGGGATGCGTTGCCCGAGCAGTCGAGGATTCGAACCCACCTGAATGTTGAATCAGTGGATGTACCCAGCGAAGGTCAGGGGCCGCGGCATCTCGTGACGTGGAACAGTCCCGGTTTGAATGAGGGTCAGTTCGATGCGGTTTTCCTCACGGTGGGGTTCGGTTTCGAGCGGAAGGTCGAGGGTATTCAATGGAGTTCTTACTGGCGTGAAGATCCCCTTCATCAAATAAGCCTTGGCGGAAGTGAACGTTATCTGATCTCTGGTTGCGGAGACGGAGGACTCATTGACTTGCTTCGGGTCAGTCTCCGTGACTTCCGCCATGAAGACGTCCTCCGTGAGTTCCTGAGCGACCCCTCGTTGGGCGATCTAAAAAGCAAGTTGCTCGAGATCGAGGAACAGGCCAAGAACCCGAGGAACGAGGCCAATGAGTATCTTGCCGAGCAGTACCGGTCACTCACGGTCCCCGAGTCTCTTGACCGGGCCATCAAAGCCAGGCTCCGCAAGAGTACATCAGTTGTTCTGAACGGTCTTAAGCCTAGACCTCTGACTCTCCAGTCGAGCATCCTCAATCGGTTGTTGGTTTCACGCCTCCTTTACCACTTCAAGATTCTTCCCTACCGCCCGGGAGAGTTCGACGTCGTCAAGAAGGGTGAGCAATACGAGGTAACATTCAAGACGGGAAAGCCAGAACTCTTCAACCATATCGTTTGCCGCCATGGTCCTCATCCCGGTGCCCTGAAGCAGGAGTTTCAGGATATCTGGAAGAAGTCTGCCGACCTACGGGCGATGAGCCGTCTCGACCTGACGCGCTCGCCGCTTTGGCCTCCCGGTTTCTTCGATGGGAAATCAGGACGTACCACGGGATTGCCGAGCTCGATTTCCGAGCAGCCGACTCCCGATTCATCTGGGGAAACCGTTCGAGCCTCTGCTGGCGACGTGAAGAGTGGACAGCCCGAGTTGTCTCCAGCGCGGGAGACGGAGAGTGGGAGTTCGCGCGTCGAGGAAGTGAACGCGCGGACCGTCAGCGAGGCCGTTATACCCGGGGTGCAGGAGAAAACACCTGATTCTCCCCAGCGGCAGGTGGTGGAGCCTTCTCCGTCGGAGCGGGTTGTTCGAGCCTCCACGAAGACAGGCCGGCCACTCGATGCCGCCGGTATCCTCGTGGTGTTGTTCCTGGTCTGGTTTTTCTTCTTGAAGGACGGGCAAAGACAGAGCCCCCAGGGGAACGTGGTTCGCACTCCGACGAATCTGGTCTCCCCCGAGAGTTCCCGCTCTGCGATCGTGCGTCCGGGAGAGATGAATGGGGATGCTCGCCCCGTGCCGAATGCCACGAAGGCCGTTTCCAAGATGGCGCCAGGAGGGGGGCGTTCGAAAAATCCAGAGGCCAGCACGGCTGGAGGTACTGCTTTCGCGAGCGATCGTATCGGGACGGTCCAACAACTGCGGGAGTCCCATCGGGTCCGGCAACTCTCGTCAGGGGATGGAGATCAACGCACCTTGGATCATGTGCCAGCGGGCGTTTTTGGGTTCATCAGCCCCCATCCGACCTTCCTCTATGGACAGTCGAAGGTCAATCGGGAGCAGGATGCGCAGGGACGCGGTGTGGAAGTCCACAAGCTCGCGGATGGTCAGATGCACCTCGTGGGATACGTGTGGGACGTAGAAGCTCGCGCGGTCGCAACGGGTCGGCCGGTCAGTGTCTCTCTTTCGTCGAGGCCATTTGGTCGAAGCCAGAGTCTGGTCAGTATTCCCTTTGGTCGGATTCGTTCTGGGAGGATTCAGGACGAACAGGGGCAACTGTTAATGGCGCTCGAGTTGGGTGCTTCTTCGGAGATGTAG
- the priA gene encoding replication restart helicase PriA, with protein sequence MPAPSLASVAVGRPVRGEYTYSVPETLSGRLSPGQRILVPFGRSMTLGFFLGPAAPPAEGANVKLKPILKVLEDSPSLPPDLIALLRFAAEHYRYPLGEVIRGALPPGLTKAEEEKEAKPDVQEFAEALVTEAPAALRRAPAQSAALAYLLTVGGRVPVEEVAHAIPGARETLRKLASRGLVRLEQVVLAPGVREGLGQNRPEHLTPEQDAAVKELHVAVDTGGFQPFLLHGVTGSGKTEVYLRAVERALEQGKGSLVLVPEIALTPQLVGRFRSRFGADVAVLHSALKDRERLFHWQALRKGTVRIAVGVRSAVFAPVENLGLIVVDEEHDPSFKQEDKLRYQARDLAVVRGKQAGAVVVLGSATPSLETLENTRRGRYRKLELKHRVDDRPMPTLQCVDLRQERPKDPLQTQEAPILSQPLLDAMAETIGRGQQVILFLNRRGHSTFLLCEVCGASVKCGDCDVCLTYHRSQNRLVCHYCGESHGVPEHCRECTGPLLKLGIGTERVEAEVAERIPQARVARLDRDSATSAERLTELLASFARREIDVLVGTQMVAKGHDFPGVTLVCVVMADTSLAIPDFRASERTFHLLTQVAGRAGRGKDPGRVLVQTYNPDAEPVRRMLAHDFEGFSEGELERRRALSWPPYTRMAAVRLEGESPEQTASVARFLGDFIGRHMPPASWGVRLLGPAVAPISRIRGKTRWQLLLKAPTHAALAPLLARLEAKLVDIPSAVRVTIDVDPAAML encoded by the coding sequence GTGCCTGCCCCCTCCCTCGCCTCCGTCGCCGTCGGCCGCCCCGTCCGCGGCGAGTACACCTACTCCGTCCCCGAGACCCTGTCCGGCAGGCTCTCGCCGGGCCAGCGCATCCTCGTCCCCTTCGGCCGGAGCATGACGCTCGGCTTCTTCCTCGGCCCCGCCGCTCCCCCCGCCGAGGGCGCCAACGTCAAGCTCAAGCCCATCCTCAAGGTGCTCGAGGACTCGCCCTCCCTCCCGCCCGACCTCATCGCGCTCCTGCGCTTCGCCGCCGAGCACTACCGCTACCCGCTCGGCGAGGTCATCCGGGGCGCTCTTCCCCCCGGGCTCACCAAGGCCGAGGAGGAAAAGGAGGCCAAGCCCGACGTGCAGGAGTTCGCCGAGGCGCTCGTCACCGAGGCCCCCGCCGCCCTGCGCCGCGCCCCCGCCCAGTCCGCCGCCCTGGCCTACCTGCTCACCGTGGGCGGTCGCGTCCCCGTGGAAGAGGTGGCCCACGCCATCCCCGGCGCCCGCGAGACGCTGCGCAAGCTGGCCTCCCGCGGCCTCGTGCGGCTGGAGCAGGTGGTGCTCGCCCCCGGCGTGCGCGAGGGGCTCGGCCAGAACCGTCCCGAGCACCTCACCCCCGAGCAGGACGCCGCGGTGAAGGAACTGCACGTCGCCGTGGACACGGGTGGCTTCCAGCCCTTCCTCCTCCACGGCGTCACCGGCAGCGGCAAGACCGAGGTGTACCTGCGCGCCGTGGAGCGCGCGCTCGAGCAGGGCAAGGGCAGCCTCGTGCTGGTGCCGGAGATCGCCCTCACGCCGCAACTCGTCGGGCGCTTTCGCAGCCGCTTCGGCGCCGACGTGGCCGTGCTGCACTCGGCCCTCAAGGACCGCGAGCGGCTCTTCCACTGGCAGGCCCTGCGCAAGGGCACGGTGCGCATCGCCGTGGGCGTGCGCTCGGCGGTGTTCGCCCCCGTGGAGAACCTCGGCCTCATCGTCGTGGACGAGGAGCACGACCCGTCCTTCAAGCAGGAGGACAAGCTGCGCTACCAGGCGCGCGACCTCGCCGTGGTGCGCGGCAAGCAGGCCGGTGCCGTGGTGGTGCTCGGCTCGGCCACCCCGTCCCTGGAGACGCTGGAGAACACCCGCCGCGGGCGCTACCGCAAGCTCGAGCTCAAGCACCGCGTGGATGACCGGCCCATGCCCACGCTCCAGTGCGTGGACCTGCGCCAGGAGCGCCCGAAGGATCCGCTCCAGACGCAGGAGGCGCCCATCCTCTCCCAGCCCCTGCTCGACGCCATGGCGGAGACCATCGGGCGCGGCCAGCAGGTCATCCTCTTCCTCAACCGCCGCGGCCACAGCACCTTCCTGCTGTGCGAGGTGTGCGGCGCGTCGGTGAAGTGCGGCGACTGCGACGTGTGCCTCACCTACCACCGCTCACAGAATCGCCTGGTGTGCCACTACTGCGGCGAGTCCCACGGCGTGCCCGAGCACTGCCGCGAGTGCACCGGGCCCCTGCTCAAGCTGGGCATCGGCACCGAGCGCGTGGAGGCCGAGGTCGCCGAGCGCATCCCCCAGGCGCGCGTGGCGCGGTTGGACCGGGACTCGGCCACGAGCGCCGAGCGCCTCACCGAGCTGCTCGCCTCCTTCGCCCGCCGGGAGATCGACGTGCTGGTGGGCACGCAGATGGTGGCCAAGGGACATGACTTCCCCGGGGTGACGCTCGTGTGCGTGGTGATGGCGGACACGTCGCTGGCCATCCCCGACTTCCGGGCCTCCGAGCGCACCTTCCACCTGCTCACCCAGGTGGCCGGCCGGGCCGGACGCGGCAAGGATCCGGGGCGGGTGCTCGTGCAGACGTACAACCCGGACGCCGAGCCCGTGCGGCGCATGCTCGCCCACGACTTCGAGGGCTTCTCCGAGGGCGAGCTGGAGCGGCGCCGCGCGCTGTCCTGGCCTCCCTACACGCGCATGGCGGCGGTGCGGCTGGAGGGCGAGAGCCCCGAGCAGACCGCGAGTGTCGCCCGCTTCCTCGGCGACTTCATCGGCCGGCACATGCCTCCGGCCTCCTGGGGGGTGCGCCTGCTCGGGCCCGCCGTGGCGCCCATCTCCCGCATCCGGGGCAAGACGCGCTGGCAATTGCTGCTCAAGGCGCCCACCCACGCCGCGCTCGCGCCCCTGCTGGCCAGGCTGGAGGCGAAACTGGTCGATATTCCCTCCGCGGTGCGCGTGACGATCGACGTGGATCCCGCGGCCATGTTGTAG